In Lactiplantibacillus pentosus, the sequence TCTGATAAAGCTGACGCAATGCCGAAATCATTATCTGGTGGGCAAAAGCAACGGGTCGCCATCGCCCGCGCGTTAGCAATGCATCCCAAAATCATGCTATTTGATGAACCGACGTCTGCCCTGGACCCTGAAATGGTCGGCGATGTCTTGGACGTTATGAAGAAGCTAGCCGCCGATGGAATGACCATGATTGTGGTCACACACGAAATGGGCTTTGCCAAAGAAGTCGCAGACCGCGTTGTCTTCATGGCTGACGGCCTGATCCAAGAAACGGGTAAACCTGCGGATGTCTTCAATCATCCTAAGAGTCCCCGGCTACAGGACTTCCTCGAGAAAGTTATTAATGTTTAGTGAATAAGAAATTTGATTGGCACGTCTCATGATGGAGGCGTGCCAATTTTTTAAGCCTTACACGTGTTGTGCTAGTTATTGGTATTAAAAATGATCAAAACGTGCTAATTATTAAGTTCAAAAGCAACCAGCTGAGGCCCACTGGAAACAAAACGAATTAGCGTAAACCTGATTTGATAGCTGCGTCCTACACCGGCTTCCAGGCATTTCTGACAACGCTGGAACGCAATGGACACAGATTTAAGCCGACAAACCACGTCTTAAATACTGGTCTTCCATGTCTCCTGCAATATGGATGAAACGTGTTCGGGTCAGACTGGGACTTCCGGTTAGCTACGCCAGAACGCCAAGCGGAAGTTCACCGCTTAACGCTCTAGCTAGGCTAATCCTCAGTCCCAACCCGTCTGAACCTCACACTCTAGGAGCCGCTGAGCATTGTCAGAAACACCTTCCCGCCTGGATGGTATTCGAAAGGCGGACATGTGCGGACCCCACCTTTGAGGAGTTGGTCGTTGACACTTAAGTAAACAGCTATTTGACATCTAACTGTAAAACTTGGGCCACTAGTCGCCATGTTGGCAGACTAGTGTTGGCGAAACAGCAGCGTTGCAGAAACGTTAAATGGGTCTTGTCAAATCACATAAAATATCAAACTCTAGCAGTTAAACGAAAGGCAATTCTAGCGACTTCTTTCAAGATTAGTTACTATTGAAGTTAATGAATAATCTTCCTAGCATTTAAATGCCATAAATCATCATCCATGATGATTCAAAAGTTTGCATGAAGAGCCAGTTTCGTAATATTCAATGATCAATTGTACCTGAATAGGCGGTCGTTCATCCGCCATTCGAGCGGGTTCCCGACTGTAGGGGCTGGCTGACGAACAGGAATCCATTGATTGGCACGTTTTACTCATGATTCATGACAAATTAACTGGCACAAGGTGTGATTTATGATTGTCTACATGGTCGAACCCGACGCGACCGTCTGGGACGCTGTTTGTAACTGTGCGCGCCAAGCACAGTAAAATGCCGTCTCACGACTAGGCATGCTATACTAAATGTGAAATGAGATGAAGCCATGAAAAATTTAGTCGCTGAGCTAAAGAATGAACGTGACAAGCAATTATCAGGAAGTTTATATTACTGGACACAAATATTGTTTTCTTATAACTCGAATCATATGGAAGGCACACAGTTGACTGAAGATCAGACACAACAGATTTTTGATACGGGGACGGTTTTTGCCAATGACGGGCAGGCAATCAAAGTTGATGATGTCCTAGAAACAGCTAACCATTTTCGCGCTTTTGACTATCTTTTAGATACTGTTGAGGTACCGGTAACCAGTGCGTACGTCTTCGAATTACATCGCATTCTCAAACGCGCGACCAGTCAAGAAAATGATGCCAAGTATCATGTGGGCGGCTTCAAAATAGTGCCGAATCAGATTGGCTTTCTCGATGCCACGGAAACGACTAGTCCCGCAGATACCCCTCAAGCGATTGCTGACTTGTTTTCAGAGTGGGAAGCTTCAGGCCAAACAGGTCGTGATTTGAGCGCCATCGCCAAATTTCATTGGCAGTTTGAACGGATTCACCCGTTCAGTGATGGCAATGGCAGAATCGGACGCTTATTAATATTCAAGGAACTTTGCAGAAGTGGGGCGGTCCCATTTATTATCCGTGAAGACACTAAACCTTATTATTTGCGCGGGTTAAAGACCTTTAAAACGACACCTGGATCTTTAATTGATACGCTAGGGCATGAACAAGATAATTACCAAGGCATGATTGCCCGCTTCTTCCCAGAGCCCAACCATGAATTAGACTAAAAAAATCTGAACGGCTAAATTCAACATTTAACCGTTCAGATTTTTTGGCTATTATCAGCACTCGTCAGTGTGAACCGCGTCCGCAGTTATAGTGTTGGGCGACTTTATCATGGGGCGTCAGGGTGTAGTTGCTTTCACCAAAACTAACTTTAAGGCCCTTTTTTGCAACGGGTGTCCGGGTGCGATTTGTTGGCTTTTGCCAATGGTCGAGAATCGCTGCGATGCAGATACAGAGCGGTTCAGTGGTCGGCTCGGTGATGGCTAATTCGAAGGCTTCACCGTTCGTCGTGACGACTGGCCGCATCGTCATCACTAATTCAGTCCCGTGATAAATGCGGTAGCTTTCAGCGTTCAAACTGCCCATGATGATCCAGCGAAGTTTGCGAACGTAGAGCATCTCGTGCCAAAAACCGAGCGTTTTACTGATGGAGCCGACGTTTTGGCGATTATAGTACAAATCAAATTTTGGTAATAAGCCCAGAGTCGTTTGTCGAATCTCGGCCAGTAGTTCACCTTGGATGGCATATAGACTGAGCGCATCTTGGCGTCGCCCCCAGCGTCCGACTAAGAGGTAGTGGGATTGATTATGCGCGTCGCGAACAATCCGAGCACCTTGGGCGAAGCTATTGCGGCTGAAATATAATTTACGCATCTTCAACCTCCGTTTTCCGGAAACTATTGTTTCGCAAGCACCTCGAGAATCGCTTTGCCCACGCCATCGTTGACGTTGGTATCCGTGATGTAGCGCGCCAGTTGTTTGACTTCAGGACTGGCATTGCCCATCGCGTAGCTGACACCAGCGAGTTCGAGCATCGAGACGTCGTTGTTATTGTCACCGATCGCCATCACGTCACTCATTGGTGTGTTGAGCATGTTGGCGTAGCGTTCGACCGCGATCCCTTTTTGCGCGTTGATGTTATTGATTTCAATGTTGGAAGCGGATGAAGACGTAATCTTAAGCGATGAGTGTTTGGCGAGAATCTCGTCGCTCAGTGGCTTGAGCTTGCTAGGACCTTCTTCACTAAACGCGATAATCTTCATCACGTGCTTAGTCGGGTCGTCTAGTAGCTCGTTATAATTATCCACGTAATTGATGTCCATTAATTCCAAACGAGCAGAAGCAAGTGAGACCGCGATTTTAAAAGTCGTGTCTGGATTCAAGTTGGTTAAAAGATGGGCAATTTGTTCGATTCGTTTGGCTTTGTTATTGGAATAGATTCCGTCGTTGCCCACAACTTCAAAGTAATAGCCTTGAGCCGTTAACGTATGGAATACAGCACGGGCAACGCTATTCGTAATTGGCACCATGTCGAGCATCTTGCCGGAAGCATCATATACTTCGGCACCATTCAACGTAATGAGTGGGGCGGTGATTCCCTGGGCAGCCAGGAGCGGTTAGGCTTCGGAAAAGCGGCGTCCGGTGGAAACGATAAAGTGCACGCCTTGCTGTTGTGCTTGACGGATGGCGTCAGCGTTAAAATCAGAAACGACCATTTCATTGTTGAGTAACGTTCCGTCCATGTCAGAGGCGATAATCGAAATCATGTTGTCACATCCTTAGTTGTCTTAATAATTACATTCTAACATGTTTGGGTCTGAATACAGAATTATTATCATTACCGGTTTTGGTTATGATACAATAAAACGAGAGGTGTTAAGGATGAAAGCGTTTATTCATACGGACTGGTGGGACGTCTTAAAACCGGAGTTTGAGAAGCCCTATTACCACCAATTGCACGAATTTTTGAAAAATGAATACCGAACGAAAAATATTCACCCGGACATGTACAATATTTTTCAGGCCTTTGAATGGACGCCATTTGCTGACACAAAGGTCGTTATTTTAGGTCAGGATCCGTATCATGGTCCTGGTCAGGCGCACGGATTGAGCTTCTCCGTGCTACCCGGAGTGGCGGTACCGCCATCATTAGGCAATATTTATAAAGAATTACAGGATGATGTCGGCTGTACACCGGTCGAGCACGGGTACTTAGAGAGCTGGGCCAAGCAGGGCGTGTTGTTGTTGAACTCCGTCTTAACGGTCCAAAATGGGGTCGCTTTTTCACACGCGGGCAAAGGCTGGGAACGGCTAACGGACGTTGCCATTCAGCGGTTATCAGAACGGGAGACGCCGGTCGTCTTTATTTTGTGGGGCAAGGCAGCTCGTTCGAAAATCAAACTGATCAACACGCAGACCAACGTGGTGTTACAAGCACCGCATCCGAGCCCGTTATCAGCTTACCGTGGCTTTTTCGGTTCGAAGCCATTTTCCAAAACGAACATTGCGTTAACATCCTTTGGCGAGCAGCCAATTAACTGGCAGTTACCAGAACACGTCAATCTCGAGCATTAATTAATTTATTGGAGGGTTATCACATGGATTTATTCGAGTCATTATCACAAAAGATTACTGGTCAAGATCAAACAATTGTTTTTCCTGAAGGCACTGAACCCCGAATTGTCGGCGCCGCTGCACGGTTAGCAGCGGATGGCTTAGTTAAGCCGATCGTGTTAGGCGCAACGGACAAGGTTCAGGCCGTGGCTAAAGACTTGAACGCTGATTTAGCAGGTGTTCAAGTCCTTGATCCTGCGACATACCCGGCTGAAGATAAACAAGCAATGCTTGATTCACTGGTTGAACGGCGTAAGGGTAAGAACACGCCAGAACAAGCTGCTAAGATGTTGGAAGATGAAAACTACTTTGGCACGATGCTCGTATACATGGGCAAGGCTGACGGGATGGTTTCTGGTGCCGTGCACCCAACTGGTGATACGGTGCGTCCAGCCTTACAAATTATCAAGACCAAGCCAGGTTCACACCGCATTTCTGGGGCCTTCATCATGCAAAAGGGTGAAGAACGGTACGTCTTCGCGGACTGTGCCATCAACATTGATCCCGATGCAGATACGTTAGCCGAAATTGCGACCCAGAGTGCGGCGACTGCCAAGGTCTTTGATATTGACCCGAAAGTCGCAATGCTGAGCTTCTCGACTAAGGGTTCTGCCAAGGGCGACATGGTCACTAAAGTTCAGGAAGCAACGGCCAAGGCACAAGCGGCTGCCCCTGAATTAGCGATTGATGGTGAAATGCAATTTGACGCCGCCTTTGTTGAAAAGGTTGGGTTACAAAAGGCGCCAGGTTCAAAAGTTGCGGGCCATGCCAATGTCTTCGTCTTCCCAGAACTCCAATCTGGTAACATTGGCTACAAGATTGCGCAACGGTTCGGCCATTTCGAAGCCGTTGGTCCCGTTCTGCAAGGCTTGAACAAGCCCGTTTCTGACTTGTCACGTGGTTGCAGCGAAGAAGATGTCTACAAGGTCGCCATCATTACCGCGGCTCAAGGCTTAGCTTAAACGCTGACTTAGTTTGTTAAACGAGGGAAACTTCAGAGCTTGTACTTTGAAGTTTCCCCCGTTTTTTCTATAATAAGAGCAGTCAAGCTGTAAATAGGATGAGGAGTTGGAAGAATATGGAATCAATCACGGTAACGTCGCCGGAAGGGACCATGCAAGTCGGGGCCAAACTTGGGCAGTTAGTTCAACCAGGAGATCTAATCTTACTAGATGGTGACCTGGGCGCTGGCAAGACCACTTTTACGAAGGGGTTAGCGAAGAGTCTCGGCATCCCGAATAATGTCAAAAGTCCGACGTTTACGCTTATTCGTGAATATCATCAGGGCAGATTGCCACTGTATCACATGGACGTTTATCGGCTAGAAGATGGTGGCGCGGAAGATTTAGGCTTGGATGAGTATTTTGATGGTGATGGTGTCAGTGTTGTTGAATGGTCACAATTTATTGCTGAGCTGTTGCCCGCAACCTACTTGAGAATTGCCATCAGCCGTGACACGGACGCTGACGATCAACGTGTGATGACATTCAAACCGCAGGGCGACCATTATCAACACCTGGTTGATCAATTGAAGGAGTGACAACCATGGCAGAAGAAGTTGTCGACGTTCGTCCGGCTGAAGTGACGGATGCAGCGCAATTATTGGCGTTGTTAGCGCAACTGGGACGGGAGAGTAACACGTTCACGGTTGATGATGGCATCGAAGAATTAAGTGAAACGGATGAAGCGGAACAGATTGAACGCATCAGCGGCACCACGACCAACGTCATTTTTGTGGCGGTGCTGGGAGATCGACTGATTGGCGTTAGCACCGTTCAGGCCAGTACGGATTTTAGTGCTGCGCAAGGTGAAGTCGGGGTCGCCGTCCTCAAGGAATTCTGGGGAATGGGACTCGGGACCGCGTTAGTCGAAGAAATCCTTGATTGGGCCCGCAATTATAGTTCACTCGAGCGACTCGTTTTGACGGTCCAGCTACGCAACACCCGTGCCGCCAAGTTGTACCAACACTTAGGGTTTGAAAATTGTACGGCCACCAGTTATGAGGTCGTCGACCCGACTGGCCAGCGGGTGGCCGCAATCGATATGAGTCTTTGGGTCTAGACTGGCTTGAATTGCACAAAAAAAGCCCAGCAATTGCTGAGCGATGGTTGATGGATGTAATTAGCCCTGAACGCGAACGAACGGTTTTAGCTGTTCGGTGCCGAAAGTTTGCGCCTCAGTTAATAGAATATTGGCGCAGGCCAGGCTATCGTCTAAGGCGTTGTGATGATGTTGAAGCTCGATATCAAGTGCACGGCAGAGCGTGTCAAGCTTGTGGTTCGGCAGTTCTGGGTAGAACTTCTTACTCGTCTTGACCGTATCCATGGATAGGTATTCGGGTGCGCTGATGCCATAGTGTGCGAGCGTATTGCGTAGCACCCCAATATCAAATGGGGCGTTGTGGGCAATCACTAACCGATCACGCTGGAAGAATGGCGCAATGTGCTGCCAGACTTCCGGAAACTTCGGTGCATCGGCGACGTCTGCTTCATGAATCCCATGAATTTGAACGTTACGCCAGAAGAAGTCACTTTCCGGTTTGATGAGGGTATAAAACTCATCACTGATTTGATTGTTCCGGACGACGGTCAGTGCGAGTGAACAGGCACTATCCCGTTTGGCGTTCGCCGTTTCAAAGTCCATTGCGACAAAGTTCAAAGTTGCCACCACCGTTTCTAAAGAATAGCTTTATCGTACAAAGCTTGCGGTAAAATTTCAAGTTAACGGTTCGGTAAAATAATATCAAGTTCCACTGGGCAGTGATCGGAACCGAAGACGTCGTTAAGAATGCGGGCGTTGAGGAGTTGACCGTCCAATTGTTGCGAGGTGATGAAGTAGTCGATGCGCCAACCAGAATTATTGTCACGAGCATGACCACGATAGCTCCACCAGGAATAAATATCCGTTTGGTCGGGATAGAAGTGACGGAACGTGTCCGTGTAACCGTTCGCTAAGAGGCGGTCAAACTTGCCCCGTTCTTCA encodes:
- a CDS encoding Fic family protein; protein product: MKNLVAELKNERDKQLSGSLYYWTQILFSYNSNHMEGTQLTEDQTQQIFDTGTVFANDGQAIKVDDVLETANHFRAFDYLLDTVEVPVTSAYVFELHRILKRATSQENDAKYHVGGFKIVPNQIGFLDATETTSPADTPQAIADLFSEWEASGQTGRDLSAIAKFHWQFERIHPFSDGNGRIGRLLIFKELCRSGAVPFIIREDTKPYYLRGLKTFKTTPGSLIDTLGHEQDNYQGMIARFFPEPNHELD
- a CDS encoding uracil-DNA glycosylase — translated: MKAFIHTDWWDVLKPEFEKPYYHQLHEFLKNEYRTKNIHPDMYNIFQAFEWTPFADTKVVILGQDPYHGPGQAHGLSFSVLPGVAVPPSLGNIYKELQDDVGCTPVEHGYLESWAKQGVLLLNSVLTVQNGVAFSHAGKGWERLTDVAIQRLSERETPVVFILWGKAARSKIKLINTQTNVVLQAPHPSPLSAYRGFFGSKPFSKTNIALTSFGEQPINWQLPEHVNLEH
- the tsaE gene encoding tRNA (adenosine(37)-N6)-threonylcarbamoyltransferase complex ATPase subunit type 1 TsaE, with protein sequence MESITVTSPEGTMQVGAKLGQLVQPGDLILLDGDLGAGKTTFTKGLAKSLGIPNNVKSPTFTLIREYHQGRLPLYHMDVYRLEDGGAEDLGLDEYFDGDGVSVVEWSQFIAELLPATYLRIAISRDTDADDQRVMTFKPQGDHYQHLVDQLKE
- a CDS encoding GNAT family N-acetyltransferase, which gives rise to MAEEVVDVRPAEVTDAAQLLALLAQLGRESNTFTVDDGIEELSETDEAEQIERISGTTTNVIFVAVLGDRLIGVSTVQASTDFSAAQGEVGVAVLKEFWGMGLGTALVEEILDWARNYSSLERLVLTVQLRNTRAAKLYQHLGFENCTATSYEVVDPTGQRVAAIDMSLWV
- a CDS encoding 3'-5' exonuclease translates to MNFVAMDFETANAKRDSACSLALTVVRNNQISDEFYTLIKPESDFFWRNVQIHGIHEADVADAPKFPEVWQHIAPFFQRDRLVIAHNAPFDIGVLRNTLAHYGISAPEYLSMDTVKTSKKFYPELPNHKLDTLCRALDIELQHHHNALDDSLACANILLTEAQTFGTEQLKPFVRVQG
- a CDS encoding LURP-one-related/scramblase family protein, with protein sequence MRKLYFSRNSFAQGARIVRDAHNQSHYLLVGRWGRRQDALSLYAIQGELLAEIRQTTLGLLPKFDLYYNRQNVGSISKTLGFWHEMLYVRKLRWIIMGSLNAESYRIYHGTELVMTMRPVVTTNGEAFELAITEPTTEPLCICIAAILDHWQKPTNRTRTPVAKKGLKVSFGESNYTLTPHDKVAQHYNCGRGSH
- the pta gene encoding phosphate acetyltransferase encodes the protein MDLFESLSQKITGQDQTIVFPEGTEPRIVGAAARLAADGLVKPIVLGATDKVQAVAKDLNADLAGVQVLDPATYPAEDKQAMLDSLVERRKGKNTPEQAAKMLEDENYFGTMLVYMGKADGMVSGAVHPTGDTVRPALQIIKTKPGSHRISGAFIMQKGEERYVFADCAINIDPDADTLAEIATQSAATAKVFDIDPKVAMLSFSTKGSAKGDMVTKVQEATAKAQAAAPELAIDGEMQFDAAFVEKVGLQKAPGSKVAGHANVFVFPELQSGNIGYKIAQRFGHFEAVGPVLQGLNKPVSDLSRGCSEEDVYKVAIITAAQGLA